One stretch of Qipengyuania gelatinilytica DNA includes these proteins:
- a CDS encoding SDR family NAD(P)-dependent oxidoreductase — MNTAFVTGATAGIGEATVRTLVASGWRCVATGRRKERLDALVEELGADKVHAACFDVRDSEAMDAAIAALPEDFAGIDLLVNNAGLAQGLSPAQEANLDDWQTMIDTNVTAMVVLTRKLLPVLIERKGAIIAIGSVAGSYVYPGGNVYAGSKAFANHFTLALRADLHGTGVRVTSIEPGMVETEFTVVRTGSQKASDDLYRGADPMTGQDIADTIRWIAELPPHLNINRIELMPVSQDFAGFRVARDN; from the coding sequence ATGAATACTGCCTTCGTCACCGGAGCCACCGCAGGCATTGGCGAGGCTACCGTTCGCACACTGGTCGCGAGCGGCTGGCGCTGCGTGGCGACCGGGCGGCGCAAGGAGCGGCTCGATGCGCTGGTCGAAGAGCTCGGTGCCGACAAGGTTCATGCTGCCTGTTTCGATGTGCGCGATAGCGAGGCGATGGATGCGGCGATTGCAGCCTTGCCGGAAGACTTCGCGGGCATCGACCTGCTGGTGAACAACGCCGGTCTCGCGCAGGGCCTCTCGCCCGCGCAGGAGGCGAACCTCGACGACTGGCAGACCATGATCGACACTAATGTGACGGCCATGGTGGTGCTGACCCGCAAGCTCCTGCCCGTGCTGATCGAGCGCAAGGGCGCGATCATCGCGATCGGCTCGGTGGCGGGCAGTTATGTCTATCCGGGCGGCAACGTCTACGCGGGCTCCAAGGCCTTCGCGAACCACTTCACGCTCGCCCTTCGCGCCGACCTTCACGGCACCGGCGTGCGCGTGACCAGCATCGAGCCGGGCATGGTCGAAACCGAATTCACCGTGGTGCGCACGGGCAGCCAGAAGGCTTCGGACGACCTTTATCGCGGCGCCGACCCCATGACCGGGCAGGACATCGCCGACACGATCCGCTGGATCGCCGAACTGCCCCCGCATCTAAACATCAACCGCATAGAGCTGATGCCGGTGAGTCAGGACTTCGCCGGTTTCCGCGTAGCCCGCGACAATTAA
- a CDS encoding SDR family NAD(P)-dependent oxidoreductase — MSDARTILITGGANGIGRATVMQFHGLGWKVVALDTDAEALAELRDRLPRETALFLTCDVGREGEVVKAFERVTEWLDGSGIDCLVNNSGIADPYAGPLGELELADWQAWIDASLTAAFLVTRAALPLLQKSGAASVANISSTRAVMSEPETFAYAAAKGGLDALTHSLAVSLGPDIRVNAIRPGWIETGPWQKSGARTHPKHRDKDRDQHPAGRIGKPEDIAEAVAYLHEAGFVTGQHLNIDGGMTVKMIYEH; from the coding sequence ATGAGCGATGCAAGAACCATTCTGATCACCGGCGGCGCGAACGGCATTGGCCGCGCGACCGTCATGCAATTCCACGGGCTCGGCTGGAAAGTCGTCGCGCTCGACACCGATGCCGAGGCGCTGGCCGAGTTGCGCGATAGGCTGCCGCGCGAGACCGCGCTTTTCCTGACCTGCGACGTGGGCCGCGAAGGAGAAGTGGTAAAGGCGTTCGAGCGCGTCACCGAGTGGCTGGACGGTTCCGGCATCGATTGCCTCGTCAACAATTCCGGCATCGCCGATCCCTATGCGGGGCCGCTGGGCGAGCTGGAGCTGGCCGACTGGCAGGCATGGATCGATGCGAGCCTGACCGCGGCTTTCCTCGTCACCCGCGCCGCCTTGCCCCTGCTGCAGAAGTCAGGCGCGGCAAGTGTCGCCAATATCTCCTCGACCCGGGCGGTGATGAGCGAACCCGAAACCTTCGCCTATGCTGCCGCCAAGGGCGGGCTCGACGCGCTCACCCATTCGCTGGCCGTAAGCCTTGGCCCCGACATTCGCGTCAATGCGATCCGGCCGGGCTGGATCGAGACCGGCCCCTGGCAGAAGAGCGGTGCAAGGACGCATCCCAAGCATCGCGACAAGGATCGTGACCAGCACCCGGCAGGCCGGATCGGCAAGCCCGAGGATATCGCCGAAGCGGTCGCCTATCTGCACGAGGCCGGGTTCGTGACCGGACAGCATCTCAATATCGATGGTGGCATGACGGTGAAGATGATCTACGAGCACTGA
- the rpmI gene encoding 50S ribosomal protein L35 — protein MPKLKTKSGVKKRFKITATGKIKHGVAGKRHRLSSHNAKYIRQNRGTTVLSEADWKAVKSWAPYGLD, from the coding sequence ATGCCCAAGCTGAAGACCAAAAGCGGTGTGAAGAAGCGCTTCAAGATCACCGCAACCGGCAAGATCAAGCATGGTGTCGCCGGCAAGCGCCACCGTCTGTCCAGCCACAATGCGAAGTATATCCGCCAGAACCGCGGCACGACCGTCCTGTCCGAAGCGGACTGGAAAGCCGTCAAGAGTTGGGCGCCTTACGGCCTCGACTGA
- the rplT gene encoding 50S ribosomal protein L20: MPRIKRGVTTRQKHKRLLDQAKGYRGRRKNTIRVARQAVEKAGQYAYRDRKVKKRNFRALWIQRINAAVRAEGLTYSQFMHGTKLAGIELDRKVMADLAMNEAAAFKAIIDQAKKALPA, translated from the coding sequence ATGCCTCGCATTAAACGCGGCGTTACCACGCGCCAGAAGCACAAGCGGCTCCTAGACCAGGCCAAGGGCTATCGCGGTCGCCGCAAGAACACCATCCGCGTCGCGCGCCAGGCCGTCGAAAAGGCCGGCCAGTACGCATACCGCGACCGCAAGGTTAAGAAGCGCAACTTCCGCGCCCTGTGGATCCAGCGTATCAACGCTGCGGTCCGCGCCGAAGGCCTCACCTATTCGCAGTTCATGCACGGCACGAAGCTTGCCGGCATCGAGCTCGACCGCAAGGTCATGGCGGATCTCGCCATGAACGAAGCTGCGGCTTTCAAGGCGATCATCGACCAGGCGAAGAAGGCTCTTCCCGCCTAA
- a CDS encoding porin family protein, translating to MKKIVLALAMAGACMPVAAQAQDGDYGYEDERPAPASLEKSGIRFEGRVFYERIGDPEDDVIYELGDAVGFGGEVGYDFVAGDNVVVGPYFTYDVSGVESCDGGLCLSSDGFWAAGIHVGLTTGDTGLVFGKLGYSQQSLTLEGPFYDPILDQTFTFDETEKAGGYNFAFGYEHGFGENAYGRLELGISENYDLYGFDFQRSNIGASVGVRF from the coding sequence ATGAAGAAGATTGTTCTCGCGCTGGCAATGGCCGGCGCCTGCATGCCTGTTGCTGCGCAGGCACAGGACGGTGACTACGGTTACGAAGACGAGCGTCCCGCTCCCGCTTCGCTCGAAAAGTCGGGCATCCGTTTCGAAGGTCGCGTGTTCTACGAGCGCATCGGCGATCCCGAAGACGACGTCATCTACGAACTTGGCGATGCCGTCGGTTTCGGCGGTGAAGTCGGCTACGATTTCGTAGCTGGCGACAATGTCGTCGTCGGTCCGTACTTCACCTATGACGTGTCGGGCGTCGAATCGTGTGACGGCGGCCTCTGCCTGTCGTCGGACGGCTTCTGGGCCGCCGGCATCCATGTCGGCCTGACCACCGGCGACACCGGCCTCGTTTTCGGTAAGCTCGGTTACAGCCAGCAGAGCCTGACCCTCGAAGGTCCGTTCTACGATCCGATCCTGGACCAGACCTTCACCTTCGACGAAACCGAAAAGGCCGGCGGCTACAACTTCGCTTTCGGCTATGAGCATGGATTCGGCGAAAACGCCTACGGCCGTCTCGAACTCGGCATCAGCGAGAATTACGATCTCTATGGTTTCGACTTCCAGCGCTCGAATATCGGCGCTTCGGTTGGCGTGCGCTTCTAA
- a CDS encoding helix-turn-helix domain-containing protein has translation MSEPALGPDPVDLKFFLPPEPLRPFITTFYHMRISAPSRRPVVDWLHPEWSNIRLFMSGSMKAAIGEEPLREVPRATLTGPTSSSIRFESKEASCWGVGLLPLGLARFTDRHAIDLADKVTELSPGLTQIPVTTSLGGLAKTGDDLAAGAAYLASLFAGLLETEARREEDIVRVQKALLDPACHAVSGLAAATGMNARTLERFCGEFFGFPPQLLLRRQRFLRSLSQFMLDPSMKWIDAIDQHYHDQAHFVRDFKFFMHMTPREYSLLDHPVLSAAAKGRMETAGAAMQVLHQPDSPLK, from the coding sequence ATGAGCGAGCCAGCGCTCGGGCCAGACCCGGTCGACCTGAAGTTTTTCCTGCCGCCCGAGCCGCTGCGACCCTTCATCACGACCTTTTATCACATGCGCATATCGGCGCCGTCGCGGCGACCCGTGGTCGACTGGCTGCATCCCGAGTGGAGCAACATCCGGCTCTTCATGTCCGGTTCGATGAAAGCTGCGATCGGGGAGGAGCCCTTGCGCGAAGTGCCGCGCGCGACGCTGACCGGACCGACCAGCAGTTCGATCCGTTTCGAATCGAAGGAGGCGTCCTGCTGGGGCGTGGGTCTCCTGCCGCTCGGCCTTGCGCGCTTTACCGACCGTCACGCGATCGATCTTGCCGACAAGGTAACCGAGCTTTCGCCCGGCCTGACGCAGATCCCGGTGACCACGTCTCTCGGCGGCCTGGCGAAGACGGGTGACGATCTCGCGGCAGGTGCCGCATATCTCGCCTCGCTGTTTGCCGGGCTGCTCGAAACCGAAGCGCGCCGCGAAGAGGACATCGTGAGGGTGCAGAAGGCCCTGCTCGATCCGGCGTGCCATGCAGTCTCCGGCCTCGCGGCGGCAACCGGCATGAACGCACGAACGCTCGAACGCTTCTGCGGCGAGTTTTTCGGCTTTCCGCCGCAACTGCTCCTGCGGCGCCAGCGCTTCCTGCGCAGCCTCTCCCAGTTCATGCTCGACCCTTCGATGAAGTGGATCGATGCGATCGACCAGCATTATCACGACCAGGCCCATTTCGTGCGCGATTTCAAGTTCTTCATGCACATGACGCCGCGCGAATATTCTCTCCTCGACCACCCCGTGCTTTCGGCTGCAGCCAAGGGTCGGATGGAGACCGCTGGCGCCGCGATGCAGGTGCTCCACCAGCCCGACAGCCCCCTAAAATAG
- a CDS encoding DUF3617 family protein codes for MKLPALFMVTASSGLLACAADQPAEEYLAEGLWETSVTMEEYFNPKLSESQRAEIVEAAQARQSTTSSCRPARENRLIPLVGDPFSMGDDSDCIYASVEASGEPANRVVKCTAPADATIELSGEVRTDFTDLQAKVSRPGTDGSYAVTREISRLVGPCPDKGIEQ; via the coding sequence GTGAAGCTGCCCGCGCTCTTCATGGTGACGGCGTCGTCAGGCCTGCTGGCCTGTGCTGCGGACCAACCCGCGGAGGAATATCTCGCGGAAGGGCTGTGGGAGACTTCGGTCACCATGGAAGAATACTTCAACCCAAAGTTGAGCGAGTCCCAGCGCGCAGAGATCGTTGAAGCGGCGCAGGCCCGTCAGTCGACGACCAGTTCCTGCCGTCCGGCGCGGGAAAATCGCCTGATCCCGCTGGTGGGCGACCCTTTTTCAATGGGCGATGATTCCGACTGCATATACGCCAGCGTCGAGGCATCGGGCGAACCCGCCAATCGCGTCGTGAAGTGCACTGCTCCCGCAGATGCGACGATCGAACTCAGCGGCGAGGTGCGCACGGATTTCACGGATTTGCAGGCAAAGGTCAGCAGGCCCGGAACCGATGGTAGCTATGCTGTGACACGCGAGATTTCGCGCCTCGTCGGGCCATGTCCAGACAAGGGGATCGAACAATGA
- a CDS encoding helix-turn-helix domain-containing protein, producing the protein MAELGKSGAKPEIDVRFFEPPPDLARCFTSFHLLEVRLPPGEIVTDYLQPEWSNLRFFESNPPTVQLVGSDEEIHSPFMVSGPSCGSVRFSIGTTRMWGIGLMPLGWARFVKRPASDFSDQIWDGQTVEAFAAFRPLSKIFSARHLTDDEKVDAVIQFFRKFADSPRDEDRIITTHEAMIDPRMCEVRAFAEQAGLTVRTLERLCMKHFGYPPSMLLRRQRMMRSLAAFMLAQDKTWTQAIDGTYHDQAHFVREFQTFMHMSPTDYSSMPHPVLSAFMEQRQQVWGSPVQTLDSPGRRNKRPAE; encoded by the coding sequence ATGGCGGAGCTGGGAAAATCCGGGGCCAAGCCCGAAATCGATGTGCGGTTCTTCGAGCCGCCGCCCGACCTCGCCCGCTGCTTCACCAGTTTCCACCTGCTCGAGGTCCGGCTCCCGCCCGGCGAGATCGTCACCGATTACCTCCAGCCCGAATGGTCCAATCTCAGGTTCTTCGAAAGCAATCCCCCGACGGTCCAGCTCGTCGGAAGCGATGAAGAAATTCACTCGCCTTTCATGGTCAGCGGGCCGAGCTGCGGATCGGTGCGCTTCTCCATCGGAACCACGCGCATGTGGGGAATCGGCCTGATGCCGCTTGGCTGGGCACGCTTCGTCAAGCGCCCGGCAAGCGATTTTTCCGACCAAATCTGGGATGGCCAGACCGTCGAGGCTTTCGCAGCTTTCCGTCCCCTGTCGAAGATTTTCTCGGCGCGCCACCTCACCGATGATGAGAAGGTCGATGCCGTCATCCAGTTCTTCCGCAAGTTCGCGGATTCTCCGCGCGACGAAGACCGGATCATCACCACCCACGAAGCGATGATCGATCCGCGAATGTGCGAGGTGCGGGCTTTTGCCGAACAGGCCGGCCTGACCGTACGGACGCTCGAGCGTTTGTGCATGAAGCACTTCGGCTATCCGCCGAGCATGCTCTTGCGCCGCCAGCGCATGATGCGCAGCCTGGCCGCCTTCATGCTCGCCCAGGACAAGACCTGGACCCAGGCGATCGATGGCACCTATCACGACCAGGCCCATTTCGTGCGGGAATTCCAGACCTTCATGCATATGAGCCCGACCGACTATTCCTCCATGCCGCACCCGGTCCTGAGCGCCTTCATGGAACAGCGGCAGCAGGTTTGGGGCTCGCCCGTCCAGACGCTCGACTCGCCCGGCAGGCGCAACAAACGGCCCGCTGAATGA
- the pheT gene encoding phenylalanine--tRNA ligase subunit beta → MKFSLEWLEYFLETDASVADIAAALNRIGHEVEGIEDPADKLEGFRVAKVLTAAKHPDADKLQVLTVDTGEGDPLQVVCGAPNARAGMKGVLGLPGAVVPANGMELRKSAIRGVESNGMMCSVRELELGEEHDGIIELPEDAPVGQTFAEYHDASPVFDVAITPNRPDCMGVQGIARDLAAAGLGTFKPVETSAIAASGECPVEIRTDDPEGCPAFYGRVIRGVDNTKPSPEWMQRRLIAAGQRPISALVDATNYLMLAFGRPAHVYDLAKLSGAVVARRAQTGEKVEALNEKTYTLDDTMTVIADDNGVHDIAGIMGGEHSGATETTTDVLLEIAYFDPTRIGVTGRKLGLASDARTRFERGVDPEFLDDGLAILTSLITKTCGGEPTEVVRAGQPPVTAQTIKFDPRLTERLGGLAVPQEEQRAILTSLDFTVGDDWTVTCPPRRHDIEGPADLVEEVVRIHGIDEVESKPLPRRPGVALPTATPLQQAERKLRRAAAARGLNEAITWSFLPTAEAEHFADGAELWVLDNPISEDMKAMRPSLIPGLLSAAKRNADRGADGARLFEIGRRYFRGKDGASDEKPTLGVVLSGEKTPRGWSNGKTAKFDAYDAKAEAMALLEAAGAPVGNLMVMGEAGDQFHPGQSATLRLGPKNVLARFGALHPNTLKAFDIDGPVMAAEIFLDAIPAKKGGGFARAAYSPPALQAITRDFAFLVPADLAAGDLVKAVRGADKKAIVDARVFDVFAGHGVPEGKKSVAVEVVLQPGDKSFTDEEIKAISDAIVKNAAKQGAELRG, encoded by the coding sequence ATGAAGTTCTCGCTCGAATGGCTGGAGTATTTCCTCGAAACCGACGCTTCGGTGGCGGACATCGCGGCTGCGCTCAATCGCATCGGCCACGAGGTCGAGGGAATCGAGGATCCGGCGGACAAGCTCGAGGGCTTCCGCGTCGCCAAGGTCTTGACCGCGGCCAAGCATCCCGATGCCGACAAGCTGCAGGTCCTCACCGTCGATACAGGTGAGGGCGATCCGCTGCAGGTCGTCTGCGGCGCGCCCAATGCGCGTGCGGGCATGAAGGGCGTGCTGGGCCTGCCCGGTGCTGTCGTCCCGGCAAACGGCATGGAACTGCGCAAAAGCGCGATCCGCGGCGTCGAATCCAACGGCATGATGTGCTCGGTTCGCGAGCTCGAACTGGGCGAGGAGCATGACGGCATCATCGAACTGCCCGAAGATGCCCCGGTCGGCCAGACCTTCGCCGAATATCACGATGCCTCGCCCGTCTTCGACGTGGCAATCACGCCGAACCGCCCCGATTGCATGGGCGTGCAGGGCATCGCGCGCGATCTCGCCGCTGCCGGCCTCGGCACGTTCAAGCCGGTCGAAACTTCGGCCATCGCGGCTTCGGGTGAGTGCCCGGTCGAAATCCGTACCGACGATCCGGAAGGCTGCCCCGCCTTCTATGGCCGCGTCATTCGCGGTGTGGACAACACGAAGCCTTCGCCCGAGTGGATGCAGCGCCGCCTGATCGCGGCAGGCCAGCGCCCGATCTCGGCACTGGTCGATGCGACCAACTACCTCATGCTTGCCTTCGGGCGTCCGGCACACGTCTATGACCTTGCCAAGCTTTCGGGCGCGGTGGTCGCTCGCCGTGCGCAGACTGGCGAAAAGGTCGAGGCGCTCAACGAGAAAACCTACACGCTCGACGACACGATGACCGTGATCGCCGACGACAATGGCGTCCACGACATCGCCGGCATCATGGGCGGCGAACATTCGGGCGCGACCGAGACGACCACCGACGTCCTTCTCGAGATCGCCTATTTCGATCCGACCCGCATCGGCGTGACGGGCCGCAAGCTCGGCCTTGCCTCGGATGCGCGCACGCGTTTCGAGCGCGGTGTCGATCCTGAGTTCCTCGACGATGGCCTCGCGATCCTCACCAGCCTGATCACCAAGACTTGTGGCGGCGAGCCGACCGAGGTCGTGCGCGCAGGCCAGCCGCCTGTCACTGCGCAGACGATCAAGTTCGATCCGCGCCTCACCGAACGGCTCGGCGGTCTTGCCGTCCCGCAGGAAGAGCAGCGCGCCATCCTGACCTCGCTCGACTTCACCGTCGGCGATGACTGGACGGTCACCTGCCCGCCGCGCCGACACGATATCGAAGGCCCTGCCGATCTCGTCGAAGAGGTCGTGCGCATCCATGGTATCGACGAGGTCGAAAGCAAGCCGCTGCCGCGCCGCCCCGGCGTCGCGCTGCCGACGGCAACGCCGCTTCAGCAGGCCGAGCGCAAGCTGCGCCGGGCCGCGGCCGCGCGTGGGCTGAACGAGGCGATCACCTGGTCCTTCCTGCCCACGGCAGAGGCCGAACATTTCGCCGACGGGGCTGAGCTCTGGGTGCTCGACAACCCGATCAGCGAAGACATGAAGGCGATGCGCCCCTCGCTTATCCCGGGCCTGCTTTCGGCTGCCAAGCGCAATGCCGACCGCGGTGCTGATGGTGCGCGCCTGTTCGAAATCGGCCGCCGATACTTCCGTGGCAAAGACGGTGCGAGCGACGAGAAGCCGACGCTGGGCGTAGTCCTGTCGGGCGAGAAGACGCCGCGCGGCTGGTCGAATGGCAAGACCGCCAAGTTCGATGCCTATGATGCCAAGGCCGAAGCCATGGCGCTGCTCGAAGCCGCCGGTGCTCCGGTCGGCAATCTCATGGTCATGGGCGAGGCTGGCGACCAGTTCCACCCCGGCCAGTCGGCCACCTTGCGCCTCGGCCCGAAGAACGTGCTTGCCCGCTTCGGCGCGCTGCATCCCAACACGCTCAAGGCCTTCGACATCGACGGGCCGGTGATGGCGGCCGAGATCTTCCTTGATGCGATCCCGGCGAAGAAGGGCGGCGGCTTTGCGCGCGCTGCCTATTCGCCGCCCGCCTTGCAGGCGATCACCCGCGACTTCGCCTTCCTCGTACCCGCCGATCTCGCGGCTGGCGACCTCGTGAAGGCCGTGCGCGGCGCAGACAAGAAGGCCATCGTCGATGCGCGCGTCTTCGACGTCTTTGCCGGACATGGCGTGCCCGAAGGCAAGAAGTCGGTCGCTGTCGAAGTCGTCCTCCAGCCGGGCGACAAGAGCTTCACCGACGAAGAGATCAAGGCGATCTCGGACGCTATCGTGAAGAACGCCGCCAAGCAGGGCGCGGAGCTGCGCGGGTGA
- the pheS gene encoding phenylalanine--tRNA ligase subunit alpha, translated as MTDLVTLQSGALARIEEADNADALEALRIEYLGKQGSISALMKTLGKMTPEERQEQAPKIQGARTAVADAIAARKDAFEAAELDRKLATERLDLTLPEPQAPKSSVHPVSQVMDELAEIFADLGFSVATGPEIEDDWHNFTALNMAETHPARAMHDTFYFPDEDADGNRMLLRTHTSPVQIRSMMKQGAPIRIIAPGRVYRSDSDATHTPMFHQVEGLVIDRDINLGHLKWTLETFLKAFFERDDIVLRLRPSYFPFTEPSVEVDVGWQDVGGRRVLGGDGDAPGHGWMELLGSGMVNRRVIEFAGLDPDEWQGFAFGVGVDRLAMLKYGMDDLRAFFDGDQRWLDHYGFSPFDQPTLSAGVGAKA; from the coding sequence ATGACCGATCTTGTGACACTGCAATCAGGTGCGCTGGCGCGCATCGAAGAGGCGGACAACGCCGATGCCCTCGAAGCGCTGCGTATCGAGTACCTGGGCAAACAGGGCTCCATCTCCGCGCTGATGAAGACGCTGGGCAAGATGACGCCCGAAGAGCGGCAGGAACAGGCGCCCAAGATCCAGGGCGCGCGCACGGCGGTCGCCGACGCGATTGCTGCACGCAAGGATGCTTTCGAGGCCGCAGAACTGGACCGCAAGCTCGCCACCGAGCGCCTCGACCTGACCCTGCCCGAACCGCAGGCGCCGAAAAGCAGCGTCCACCCCGTCAGCCAGGTGATGGACGAGCTGGCGGAAATCTTCGCCGATCTCGGCTTCTCGGTCGCGACTGGCCCCGAGATCGAGGACGACTGGCACAATTTCACCGCGCTCAACATGGCCGAAACGCACCCCGCGCGCGCCATGCACGACACCTTCTATTTCCCGGACGAGGACGCCGACGGGAACCGCATGCTGCTCCGGACCCATACGTCTCCGGTGCAGATCCGCAGCATGATGAAGCAGGGCGCGCCGATCCGCATCATCGCGCCGGGCCGCGTCTATCGTTCGGACAGCGACGCGACGCACACGCCGATGTTCCACCAGGTCGAAGGCCTCGTGATCGATCGCGATATCAACCTCGGCCACTTGAAGTGGACGCTGGAAACCTTCCTCAAGGCCTTCTTCGAGCGCGACGACATCGTGCTGCGCTTGCGCCCCTCCTACTTCCCCTTCACCGAACCTTCGGTCGAGGTCGATGTGGGCTGGCAGGACGTTGGTGGCCGCCGCGTGCTCGGCGGGGACGGCGATGCGCCGGGCCATGGCTGGATGGAGCTTCTCGGCAGCGGCATGGTCAACCGCCGCGTGATCGAATTCGCCGGTCTCGACCCGGACGAATGGCAGGGTTTCGCTTTCGGCGTGGGCGTGGACCGTCTCGCCATGCTCAAATACGGGATGGATGATTTGCGCGCCTTCTTCGACGGCGACCAGCGCTGGCTCGACCACTACGGCTTCTCGCCCTTCGACCAGCCGACCCTTTCCGCAGGTGTGGGAGCGAAAGCATGA
- a CDS encoding SDR family oxidoreductase, translating to MTSEGSLAGRIALVTGAARGLGFEIAKRLAAEGASVWLNGRDEAALREAAGKIGARAVPLAFDITDDAACEAAFGKIAAGGLDILVNNVGQRDRRGFEDIGREDMKRLLDANLVAPFDLARRAARLMREGGYGRIINITSIASHIARGDAAYTASKAALDGVTRSLAAELGADGITVNAVAPGFVLTEANEQWFTEGSEISDHLQRRTSLGRWAQPHEIAGPVAFLASEAASYITGHTLFVDGGYVTHF from the coding sequence ATGACTTCGGAGGGTTCACTTGCAGGGCGCATCGCGCTGGTCACCGGTGCGGCACGCGGGCTGGGTTTCGAGATCGCGAAACGACTGGCGGCAGAAGGTGCGAGCGTCTGGCTGAACGGCCGCGACGAGGCCGCGCTGCGCGAGGCTGCAGGAAAGATCGGCGCTCGCGCCGTGCCGCTCGCTTTCGACATTACCGATGATGCTGCGTGCGAAGCGGCATTCGGGAAAATCGCCGCAGGGGGTCTCGACATTCTTGTAAACAATGTCGGGCAGCGGGACCGCAGGGGGTTCGAGGATATCGGCCGCGAGGACATGAAGCGCCTGCTCGATGCAAACCTTGTGGCACCCTTCGACCTTGCGCGGCGCGCTGCGCGTCTCATGCGCGAGGGCGGATATGGCCGCATCATCAATATCACTTCCATCGCCTCGCATATCGCGCGCGGCGATGCGGCCTACACCGCAAGCAAGGCAGCACTCGACGGCGTCACGCGCTCGCTCGCTGCCGAGCTGGGTGCGGACGGCATCACCGTGAACGCAGTGGCTCCGGGTTTCGTGCTGACCGAGGCGAACGAGCAGTGGTTCACCGAGGGGAGCGAGATTTCCGACCATCTGCAGCGGCGAACATCGCTCGGCCGCTGGGCGCAGCCACATGAAATCGCGGGGCCGGTCGCCTTCCTCGCCTCGGAGGCGGCATCCTATATCACCGGGCATACGCTGTTCGTCGACGGCGGCTACGTCACCCACTTCTGA